In Zingiber officinale cultivar Zhangliang chromosome 3B, Zo_v1.1, whole genome shotgun sequence, a single window of DNA contains:
- the LOC122056311 gene encoding protein RICE SALT SENSITIVE 3-like, with product MEEQLNPLAVTHLLQHTLRSLCSNKSSQWIYAVFWRILPRNYPPPKWDLPGGVYDRSRGNRRNWILAWEDGFCNFAANPTACDQLAAGASSAYEECENVKGLQPELFFKMSHEIYNYGEGFIGKVAADHSHKWVFKEPQDQEINFLSTWNNPADSQPRTWEAQFQSGIKTIALVAVREGVVQLGSVNKVVEDLSFIVLLRKKFSYLESIPGVLLPHPSSSSSSAAAAFPIVDGCNMAAAGLHWTPAPPPPFPTPEFYDQYLATQQMRIAPSMSSLEALLSKLPPVAPPPGFMEMPPPAVPAKEEDLEEEMETLQQQQQQSLQGGDHGESSRSLPSYYLNVSKLPGQDHEGF from the exons ATGGAGGAACAACTCAATCCTTTGGCCGTGACTCATCTCCTGCAACACACCCTGAGAAGCTTGTGCAGCAACAAAAGCTCCCAATGGATTTATGCCGTCTTCTGGAGGATCTTGCCGAGAAATTACCCACCTCCCAA gTGGGATCTTCCAGGAGGGGTTTATGACAGAAGTAGAGGAAACAGGAGGAATTG GATACTTGCATGGGAAGATGGTTTCTGCAATTTTGCTGCTAATCCCACAGCCTGTGATCAATTAGCAGCAGGGGCTTCATCAGCTTATGAAGAATGCGAAAATGTCAAAGGCCTTCAGCCGGAGCTCTTCTTCAAGATGTCCCACGAGATCTACAACTATGGAGAAgg CTTTATTGGAAAAGTTGCAGCAGATCACAGCCATAAATGGGTGTTTAAGGAACCTCAAGATCAAGAGATCAATTTCCTCTCCACTTGGAATAACCCTGCTGATTCA CAACCAAGAACTTGGGAGGCTCAGTTCCAATCCGGCATCAAG ACCATTGCTCTGGTTGCTGTCAGGGAAGGTGTTGTGCAATTAGGATCCGTCAACAAg GTGGTGGAGGACTTAAGCTTCATCGTGTTGCTCCGCAAGAAGTTTAGCTACCTCGAGAGCATCCCCGGCGTCCTCCTCCCCcacccttcctcttcctcctcctcggcCGCCGCCGCCTTCCCCATCGTCGACGGGTGCAACATGGCCGCCGCCGGCCTTCACTGGACCCCCGCGCCGCCGCCCCCCTTCCCCACACCAGAATTCTACGACCAGTACCTGGCGACGCAGCAGATGAGGATCGCGCCGTCGATGAGCAGCCTCGAGGCGTTGCTCTCCAAGCTTCCGCCGGTGGCACCGCCACCTGGATTCATGGAGATGCCCCCACCAGCCGTGCCAGCGAAGGAGGAGGACCTAGAGGAGGAGATGGAAACgttgcagcagcagcagcagcagtcgCTTCAGGGTGGAGACCATGGCGAGAGCAGCAGGTCATTGCCTTCGTATTATCTCAATGTGAGCAAATTACCAGGTCAAGATCATGAGGGTTtctaa
- the LOC122056310 gene encoding RING-H2 finger protein ATL46-like yields MHLPSLLLVLYPSNYKQGSLFSFFSSNGEWRCIHEIAPNLAPKFLFSLLSLLLVSSSISHGFQISKHSSIPQMSSSSRSKISPALLIVIVVLAVAFFVSGLIHLLFRFVFKKRRRRRRRPPPAAEDGGGGGDGESPGPDRQLQQLFHQHDSGLDQAFIDALPVFLYTDLAGSKEEPFDCAVCLCEFDAAAGDELRLLPACGHAFHLSCIDTWLLSNSTCPLCRASLSQGPPVEDVAFDSSDQTQDDEEAAGEPHEPAVEETAAEKKAFPVRLGKFRNLDDGASVNGEESGRTLMGNWRLEEGESSSSSLDARRCFSMGSYQYVVADAELHVAFKNCCASASRGREAKAPGCAVDESAEGKRLGVGGRRESFSVSKIWLWSNKKGKVAVPPPDASDLEANLPWKKTTAIGDA; encoded by the coding sequence ATGCACCTTCCCTCCCTCTTGCTTGTTCTTTATCCTAGCAACTATAAACAAGGCAGCTTATTCTCATTTTTTAGCAGCAATGGAGAATGGAGATGCATCCATGAGATCGCACCAAATCTAGCGCCAAAATTCTTGTtcagtctcctttctctccttctcgtCTCTTCCTCCATCTCCCATGGCTTCCAAATCTCTAAACACAGCTCAATTCCTCAAATGAGCAGCTCATCCAGAAGCAAGATAAGCCCGGCGCTCCTCATCGTCATCGTCGTCCTCGCCGTCGCCTTCTTCGTCTCCGGCCTCATCCACCTCCTCTTCCGGTTCGTCTTCAAGaagcgccgccgccgccgccgccgccctccGCCTGCGGCGGAGGACGGCGGCGGTGGCGGCGACGGCGAGTCGCCGGGGCCCGACCGGCAGCTGCAGCAGCTGTTCCACCAGCACGACTCGGGGCTCGACCAGGCGTTCATCGACGCGCTCCCGGTGTTCCTCTACACCGACCTCGCCGGATCCAAGGAGGAGCCTTTCGACTGCGCTGTCTGCCTCTGCGAGTTCGACGCCGCCGCCGGCGACGAGCTCCGCCTGCTCCCCGCCTGCGGCCACGCCTTCCACCTCTCCTGCATCGACACCTGGCTTCTCTCCAACTCCACCTGCCCCCTCTGCCGCGCTTCCCTCTCTCAAGGACCTCCCGTCGAAGACGTCGCCTTCGACTCGAGCGACCAAACCCAAGACGACGAGGAAGCCGCCGGAGAACCTCACGAACCCGCCGTCGAAGAAACAGCCGCCGAGAAGAAGGCATTCCCGGTGAGGCTCGGCAAGTTCAGGAACCTGGACGACGGCGCGAGCGTCAACGGCGAGGAGAGCGGGAGAACTCTGATGGGGAATTGGAGGTTGGAGGAAGGCGAGAGCAGCAGCAGCAGCCTCGACGCGAGGAGGTGCTTCTCCATGGGATCGTACCAGTACGTGGTCGCCGACGCCGAGCTCCACGTGGCTTTCAAGAACTGCTGCGCCTCCGCGAGCAGAGGACGGGAAGCGAAAGCCCCCGGCTGCGCCGTCGACGAGTCGGCGGAGGGGAAGCGACTCGGCGTCGGCGGCCGGCGGGAGAGCTTCTCGGTGTCCAAGATCTGGCTGTGGAGTAACAAGAAGGGCAAGGTGGCCGTGCCGCCTCCTGATGCCTCTGATCTCGAAGCAAACTTGCCATGGAAGAAGACGACAGCAATTGGCGATGCTTGA